The Heptranchias perlo isolate sHepPer1 chromosome 18, sHepPer1.hap1, whole genome shotgun sequence genomic interval cattcacacccttcaccaccggcgcactgtggctgcagtgtgtaccatctacaggatgcactgcagcaactcgccaaggcttctgcaacagcacctcccaaacccgcagcctccaccacctagaaggacaagggcagcaggcacatgggaacaacaccaccttcacgttcccctccaagtcacacaccatcccgacttggaaatatatcgccattccttcatcgtcactgggtcaaaatcctggaactcccttcctaacagcactatgggagaaccttcaacatggactgcagcggttcaagaatgcggctcaccaccaccttctcaagggcaattagggatgggcaataaatgctggctttgccagcgacgcctacatcccatgaacgaataaaaaaaaggtacagCATACTGTACAGTATTTACATTGGATCGACTACAGGTTTTGTGTAAGTGATAGAGATGTATAAATTGCAAATATCACAATGTTACTGTGTTACAAATAGTTGCTTCAAAGCAGGGTGTTTTACTTAAGTATTGCCCACTGTGAGGCTTTGAATCATAGATATGATTCCATTtgcaggggagagaggagaggggagaaaattaaacTCCTGCCTCTGTAGGTATTGGTTTCTTTTTCACTACACTGTTCCTTTTTATATATAGAAGTTATAGTTTAGTTTAAACCCAGCACTTTATTTGAATTGAGACACATTTCCCTACCCCGACTTTCCGATAAGAAGTGCTCACCTTTGTACAAAGCCAATCCTGTTAAGTGTCTCTTCACATTATGCATAGGAAGAAGGGAAAAACAGAAGCTGACTGAAAACAAGAGGTGACTCAGATAATTCCTAGACTTACACTTTTTCACTACAGTTATTGATAGGAAGAATTTCACCCACAGAGAGTTTGATGATTATAAGCAAGAAAAATTGATTCTGCACATTGCCACTTTAAATTTTGTATTGCTCCTCATTTGTGTTTCTTCATTTATAATTGGAGGCATGCAAATTCTGGACACTGACATTTACTGTGAAAAGACTTGTGAGACCATTTGATGTGTTTGTGCATTTAACATCATCCTTCCCtgcatccctcccccctccccccaaatatTCTCCCTTTCACTCCTCTtttcctgaaagcactgacttgTGGCTGGAGTATGGCTCCATGGGCACTCGATACCCTCCAGTTCCTTACTCGAGTGATCATTCTTCGAGTGCGAGTCTAGACAATGGCTGGGGTTTTCTGCTTCTGTACTCGTTCGTCTACGATCTTCTGCCCATTCCCTTTAATCATGGACTGGCGAGTTCAGAAGCAGAAAGCCCATGTCAATGAAGGTAGGGAGCTATTCAACGGCAGATTGTATCATAaccaagtctgatcctgtcctcacctgacatccacattaCTAGATAGTAACCAAGAGCACGAACCCTGGCTCATTTTTCCCCTTCATTCAAAACAATTTTTTGGCTGAGATCAACTGATGCATCACAGGGCAAAGATCAAACCTGGTATCTTTTGGCCTTTATGGCATTTAACTAATTTCAAAGTGTACTATATGTAGAAATATAATGACCATATTATTGCAGAAGTTCACTTTTTTTGCTGTTAATTCACTTATGATGTCCAGACACTGTGgcaaagcaattttaaaaagcaaatagGATGCTGGGATATCTAACCAGAACATTACAATATAAGTCTGCTTTACAATGTATGGGCCAGGCCGCACTTAGAGTGTAGTGCTCACTTTTGGTCAACATGCTACAAAAAGAACTTGCATCAGAAACTGATCTCATGTGCAAAGTAATGAACTATGAAGAAAAAATAATGGTTATATTATGTTACaccattatatattatatatttgctccttgaaagtggagtcacaggtggatagggtggtgaagaaggcattcagcatgcttggtttaattggtcagaacattgaatacaggagttgggatgtcttgttgaagttgtacaagacattagtaaggccacacttggaatactgtgtacagttctggtcaccctattatagaaaggatattattaaactagagagtgcagaaaagatttactaggatgctaccgggacttgatggtttgatttatagggagaggttggatagactgagacttttttccctggagagtaggaggtttaggggtgatcttatagaagtctataaaataatgaggggcatagataaggtagatagtcaaaatcttttcccaaaggtaggggagtctataacgagggggcatagatttaaggtgagaggggagagatacaaaagggtccagaggggcaattttttcactcaaagggtggtgagagtctggaacgagctgccagaggcagtagtagaggcgggtacaattttgtcttttaaaaagcatttggacagttacatgggtaagatgggtatagagggatatgggccaagtgcaggcaattgggactagcttagtggtataaactgggcgacatggacatgttgggccgaagggcctgtttccatgttgtaaacttctatgattctattctattctattATGTTTTCATTATATTGTTATAAGGAGCAGCTTAAGTTTTCCAGACTAGAAAGGAGTCAGTTAACAGATGGTAGGCCCCATGGGAGTACATTAAAAATCAGATGGTGTAAATAAGATGAACCCAGATCATTACTTTAAAGTACACCAGGATAAAATACATAATTGGAAATTGCTGAAAAGTAAATTCAGAACTTATATCAGaaagaacttctttacccaaaaattGATAAATTCTGCTAGACTAGTTACAGATAGAAAAACATTCGGGTCATTGAGAATACAATTAGATGCCATGTTGATAGAATttatgtactggagggatgaatTTCAATGGAGTCAAATGCTTTTTTCTCATCCCTGCCTTTTCTTATATTGTTCTGTTAATAGAAGTGATGCTGCACATGAGGCGCATATATATTAATCTGAAGTTACCTACTGTACAACATGTTAGAACTATTTGGACAATCATTCGGTGTTTATCTGGCCATGGTCAAGATCTTTGTGCCACATTGGCTTGTGATAACCCTTCCACTCAATGTTAATATCGTACTTGTCCATCAAACCTCTTGAAATTATAACAtgcatattttaatttaaaaagctcATCAATTTGGTAGAAAAATTAAAAGCTCTCTGAACATTCCTATATGTTTGCACTTTTATCCAGTGTGGTAGATGTGTACTAATTGTCAATCTCATATATTTTCTGCACTAATTTAGTTCATGTCATTTTGTATTTTTTATGCTGTGGGTTGTATTGCGAGATATTGTGAGATGAATGTTGGGACAGGCTGAATGGGCTAAACGGGCTTATGTTCGTACTGTTGAAGTTTGATCTGCGTGCAGTTAGCCGACAAGAAttgcggaggggggagggggaggaacatGTGGTGGGTTATTCTGGCGGGTGcatgaaagggggaggggggaaattggtCAGGCAACTTCTGTTTGGGCTGTAATTCTATGACTGGAAATGATAATTTCTGATTCAATATGATCTGACATGTAACCTTGAACATTTTAAGTACGATTCTTTGAATGTCCGTAGAATAGTAGTAAAGCTCATTTCAAAGAAACATTCATTTGCATTAGTGGTGGGAATGAAGATGACAACCTACATATCGACAGCTACGGCACTCTTCTTATGTGACCTTAGACCCATCCGAGTattaaaaatattatttaaaagaCCTTGGCAAAGAAGCAATATTTTAGATCCATCTTTGTAATTAAATGCTGAAACTATTTTGAATTAATTCATTTCACGATGTGATGAAGCTTTCTGTTGTGGTGAATTAAGAAATCTCTGCAATTGTTTCCCTGCCCTTGGGAGGAGAGGGAAAATCAGCCGggattcccacttctgatcacgATTCATTGACCCCTGTTGGAAAATGCACAAAGGGTCGGACTTGTCTCTTACTAGCTAGGCCTGCCagtgggcaaggtactggagggctgatgTCCACAGAACCATATCCCAGCGCTTTCAGAAAAGAAAAgcggatttttttttctcttcttaaCTTTTTAAACTGCACATCTCAAACTTTAAGTATTTGAAGGCGTTATGTTAAAAAAATAAAGTCCACTTGATAATTCAGATAATTCAGAATCTCTAAGAACACTGGATGAGAAAGCGTATTGTTAAGCAATAGTGTTGTGTCTGACACACTTATGGAGGCTTGTTGACGTACAGCAGTTAAAGTCATACTGCAGCAGCCTATGGATGGATCCTATATAGAAATTAAAAGAGATTTTGAATTGGGCCGGAATACAAGCGCATTGAATTAATTTGCAAAGTTGAGCATCAATGAGACAGGATTCCTTTAAGACTATTATCTGTTTCAGCTCAATAAAACACCGACTCATTTAGTCAGTAATTGGCTAGCATCCTCCTGCCATTCCCCATTATTACCAGTAAAACATGGAATTAATTCTGTCTTATTTCACTTCAGGAGTCATTTAACAGAATCGATGGGTGCCGATTGGCTCTTTGCGCTTGGACACCTTGTCCTGTTATAATATTACTAACATAAATCAGTCCACAAGAGGCAATCTTAATATCTTATTGTATATACACAACATATGCATTTTCATAAGTAAACCTACAGGACAGGTGGGGCCGAATGTAAATTTTGAGCTTGCACACTATTTATATAAGGTTGATAAACTGTTGTAGCAGAGTGATTAGTATGGGAGTTATTATTTTAGATGATAACATCCTGCTTAATGTCACAAGGCAGATGAACGGACAAGCTATTTTCCCTGTCATGTCGTTACCAAGGAAACTGAAATAAAGCAAGATAAAATAAAGCAACTTTGAAGCAGCATATTATTCAATTCACTAATGAAGctgccttacttcctgttgtagtACAATATATTGTTTAAACATCAGTTCTGATTAAAGTGCTCCTGAAACATTAAGCTATCTTTTTCATTCAGGAGTTGACTGACTTGCTGCGTATTTCCATTTTTgggttttatttcagttttcctgTATTGGTATTGACTTCTCTTTAACTCTTGCATTAGGTATTTGAATTCTGCTGTCCACGGTGATTGCATAACCACACTTTAAGGCTGCGTTTCTAATAAAAGTTGTATTTCTGTAAAGCAGTTGCCACTTTGCAACAATGCTATAGTAATAGTATAGCTCCAGAATTGGGACCTGACCCAATCCCAAAGGGGAGCAATGAGAGAACGTCTGGAGCAGGCAGTCTCACATCATTATACGGCGAATAACTCCAGCCCGGTGTGGGACCCAGTTTAAAAAAGTACTCAGGAGTCCTTGGACCTCCAGGGCACattaacctaacagcactgtgggagtaccttcaccacatagactgcaacggttcaagtcggcggctcaccaccaccttctcaagggcaacaaatgctggccttgctaacgACGCCCATATCCTaagaatgaatatttttaaaaaaaaatattgatttaAACGTTTAGGGTGTGCGAGTGTCACAGTTAGTATCAAAATGTGTGTAAAATTCCATTAATGCCTGGGtagattgttttttttattcctcacctcaagataagggatcaccTTACAGGAAAAATCTCCGAGCAGCCACTTTTTAGTCAGCTCATGAAATATGACCAGAGGCAGACAGAAAAAGATGATGAGAAAGTCCCAGAAAGCCAGATTGGCCAACAGTGAATTGGAGATACTCCTCATGTAATAGTTATGGCAGACAATGCACATGATGGATAGGTTTGCCATAATCCCAATCACAAATATGACAATGGAGAGACACATGACAGCATAGGCCCCATAGGAGTCCTCGGTCACAGGGTAGAAGGGGTTCTTCAGCTGGCGTCTCCTCCCTGGTGCTTGTGCAGGTAGTACTGCCGGAGCACCCTCCAAGATAAAGCCATTGGAGGTGTTGTGGAATCCTTCCATtctggtgtgtgtgtcagagCGATCTGCCGATGTATTGAGAAACAGCGGAGCAGCTTCCTGCTCCTGGATATACTGGAACTCGCTTGACCCCGTGGAGTTGAGAATATGAGAATGTTTACCCTTTTCTCTCTTCTTACTTTTACCTCTTGTTCGGTCATTGTTTTCAATCCCACTTGTTCCCCTTTTAAACCTTGCAATCGTGCTCATTTGGAAAATCCCATCCTGTCGCCTTCTCACGTCCCGTGAATGGTTATATCCAGTTGTTCTGGTTTCCATGACAGCAGGTATCTCAGGATCAAACTTTTCATGTTGAGATTCACTGTGTCTGGTGCCACGTTTCCCCGCAAATCTTTGTAAAATTGCCCCACTGTCCATGGGAACGTTCTCCGTTGCATTCTCGCGGATGTACTTCGAGAACTTTGACTTTTCCCACCACTGTTTGCCATTGACCAACGTCTGGTTGAAACGCAACCAAGTAGAATCCCTTCCCTTATGCTTTATTAACACCAAAAGGTTACTCGGTGAATTGTACTCATGCCCCAGCCCAGAGTCTGCACCATCCCCGTCTTCCGGCTCAAGCACAGATCCAGTAACTTCAAGTTTAGATACAGTTGGTTCAGGAGAAACCCCTATGACTTCATCTTCCTCAGTCCAAGTGCTGTTTACCTGGACCTGATTCGGTCTTGCTGAGGTAGCCCAAACTACACAGAGTGCAAGGGCTAGCACCGAGCACTGCATCTTCCGACTGCTGCTCAGCTCACAGAGGCGATTTGAAAGTACAATATTTATAAAGGCATCTGGTCCTTACCCATCTCACAGGAGCCCAAAACTCGGTATCATCGGAGCCGTTTTTCTTATATTAAGATACTGGTAGGTTGCAGCTTCGTGCTTCGAGTTTTAAAACATTGTCAGAAGTATTCTGCCCGGTAACTCAAGGCTTCTTGGAAACCCAGCGGCGGTTCCAGCATCAATAAAATACAAGTTTGAGCATCCTTGAGGAGCAACAGGATCATTCCTGCTCCCGTCTTTATCTCCCCACCCACAGCTCTCTCTGCATTTTATTTTCTGGTAGATTGTCCCTAGGTGTAGCTCACCTCTCCCTTTCTAATCGCTCCTACGCTTCGTTTTCACGTAGCAGCCGGCACGGTTTGTGCATGGTGTCGTTTTTTTGAACCGTCTTTTTTTTGGTCTGGCACACGGATCGGGGAGCGTTCAAACTTCTTTGTCCCACTCGGGCTTGAGGGGAGGACCCGAACCAGCCAGGGATGGGTCCGCAAAcacttttgggggaaagagtgtcCAAGGAGCGAGAGAGCGCCGGTCCGTGTGTGTGGAGTACGTTCTGTGGACTTTGGTATGTTCCCCTGGCGGCTGGAATCTCCCCAGTCCTGATCTGTCAGAAGAGATCAATCAGGAACCGATCCGCACACTAACAGCTGGGGTCAGACTTTCCCCACTTATCTCGAAAGAACCTTCCAACCAGCAGAACGATTCCACGACGATTTTTCAACGGCTTCACTCTTGTTGCTTCGATCGGCACTTTTCACTCAAACCAAAAGATTTTACAGGTTGGCCGGACATTAGAATTGAAGGATCAATATTTTCAAACaagtcttctccccctcctccttgcaAATGCCACACGTTTCACCCCAGCCCCCATATCGGTGTAAATGAATGACTTCACTTGCCCCTTTTGACTGCGGAGGGTTGACCACAGATTCCCATCATTCCAGCGTCTCTTTCATTCTACCTGCCACAAGTCTGGGCACCAgcctcttctacatccacctggagCACAGTGAGAGCCCTCGGGTATAAGCACACTCGTCTCAAATCACCAAGAAACAATTTCACCCGGATAATGTGCCAACAGCTCCCTCCTGTGAAAGGAAAGTCATTGCAACAGAAGCGAACGCACAACCACAACCTGATCTGAGCTTCACATTTCCCTTCCCCAGCTCTGCTCCTTTATTGGAAAATGTTTATTAAAATAGAGCAAAAAATGTTTGCCAAAGGTTCTGACCCAGAGGTATCATAATGTGTCAAgggttgcaggagagagacttcaAGGACAATTCTGGGATTCGGCAGTACTTGGACTGATAATTCACATGGAATATGCTCCATTTGCGTGGAACATCACCACAATTGGTGTGATCTACACACAGGCTACACTAAAGAACCGCCCATCTAACTATACAACAGAATCATCAGAGTTCCCATCCGGTTTGCACAAACTGTAATGAAAACTATTATCCATTCACGTgttattttctctttctttctaaatCATATATGAGTTAGTTTTGAATTCAACGTAGAAATGTATAATTACTGCTTTGCCCTGTATATGAATtcataaaaacaatataaaattgtCAGCTTTGCTCAGTTGATAGCAGTCGCTGGGTCAGAAAATTATAGGTTTAAAGCCCACTCTAAGACTTCTGTATATAGTCTAAGCTGATACTTAATGCATTactttactgagggagtgctgcattgtcggggggatgatattttagatgagacattacaccaaggccctgtctgcctgttaatgtgtcagtaaaagatcccatgactctATTTCAAGAGCACAGGTTTCTTCTGATACCAACAGTATTTCCTCAgtcaaagacagattatctggtcatttatctaatttgctttttgtaggatcttgctgtgtgaaaattgtttTTTGCAGTTGCTGACAAGGAGGACTGCAATTCAAAAAgccattcattggctgtgaagctctgagatatacgacaacaacaacttgcatttatatagcacctttaacgcagtaaaacgtccccaggcacttcacaggagcgttattagacaaaatttgacaatgagccacataaagagatattaggacaggtaaccaaaagcttggtcaaagaggtaggttttaaggagtgtcttaaaggaggagagagagaggcgagaggtttatggaggcaattccagagcttagggcctaggcagctgaaggcacggctgccaatgatggaacgattaaaattggggatgcacaagaggccagaactggaggagcacagagatctcggagggttgtagggctggaagaggtcacagagttagggattttaaaatcgaggcattgccagactgggagccaatgtagatcagcaagcacaggggtgatggatgaacgtaACTTGGTGCATGTtatgatatgggcagcaaagtttgggatga includes:
- the LOC137335012 gene encoding prosaposin receptor GPR37-like; amino-acid sequence: MQCSVLALALCVVWATSARPNQVQVNSTWTEEDEVIGVSPEPTVSKLEVTGSVLEPEDGDGADSGLGHEYNSPSNLLVLIKHKGRDSTWLRFNQTLVNGKQWWEKSKFSKYIRENATENVPMDSGAILQRFAGKRGTRHSESQHEKFDPEIPAVMETRTTGYNHSRDVRRRQDGIFQMSTIARFKRGTSGIENNDRTRGKSKKREKGKHSHILNSTGSSEFQYIQEQEAAPLFLNTSADRSDTHTRMEGFHNTSNGFILEGAPAVLPAQAPGRRRQLKNPFYPVTEDSYGAYAVMCLSIVIFVIGIMANLSIMCIVCHNYYMRSISNSLLANLAFWDFLIIFFCLPLVIFHELTKKWLLGDFSCKVIPYLEVASLGVTTFTLCALCIDRFRAATNVQMYYEMIENCSSTTAKLAVIWVGAMLLALPEIALRQLVTEEVAASDLTADRCVVKISPKLPDSIYVLALTYDSARMWWYFGCYFCLPTVFTIGSSIVTARKIRKAEKSCARGNKRQIQLEGQMNCTVVALTILYGFCIIPENICNIVTAYMATGVSQQTVDLLQLISQFLLFFKSCVTPVVLFCLCKPFSRAFLDCCCCCCEECGPKSSTVASDDNDNEFTTELELSPFSTIRREMSTYTSVATHC